In Penaeus monodon isolate SGIC_2016 chromosome 15, NSTDA_Pmon_1, whole genome shotgun sequence, a genomic segment contains:
- the LOC119581928 gene encoding folate receptor gamma-like: protein MKLEKSMHFLAFLLIVLQCGMSLGQKTSNIDELLNWCLDARHHKKSPGPEGDLFKQCTPWKTRACCTEEVTRKIHEDSLYSFNFNHCMHQTRKEMSPECHRHFKQDHCFYECSPNIGPFVVSEKRSWRKERYFNVPLCASDCEAWFSSCADDYTCTDNWSRNFEWLESSQCTSGTKCKTNFCPKGSDCRTFKEIYLTAQNFCEKVWDHAWKYTNDSSPCMRLWFDGIRGNPNDLIAKHYAFKIAGAESLSGSLQFLIAVVVLMWTVY, encoded by the exons ATGAAGTTGGAGAAGAGCATGCACTTCCTAGCATTTCTGCTCATAGTTCTTCAGTGTGGGATGTCCCTTGGACAGAAGACTTCAAATATTGATGAGTTACTTAACTGGTGTTTAGATGCAAGGCATCACAAAAAGTCGCCTGGACCAGAGGGTGATCTTTTCAAACAG TGTACTCCATGGAAAACGAGAGCTTGTTGCACAGAAGAAGTTACAAGGAAAATTCATGAAGACAGTCTCTACAGTTTTAATTTTAATCACTGTATGCACCAGACAAGGAAGGAAATGTCACCTGAATGCCACAGACACTTTAAACAGGACCACTGCTTCTATGAATGCTCTCCAAATATTGGTCCCTTTGTTGTGTCA GAGAAACGATCATGGCGAAAAGAACGTTACTTCAATGTCCCACTCTGTGCAAGTGACTGCGAAGCATGGTTCAGCAGCTGTGCAGATGATTACACTTGTACAGACAATTGGTCACGGAATTTTGAATGGCTTGAGAGTTCACAGTGTACTTCGGGTACAAAGTGTAAAACCAATTTTTGTCCAAAAGGGTCAGACTGCAGGACATTCAAGGAGATTTACCTGACAGCTCAAAATTTCTGTGAAAAA GTTTGGGATCATGCATGGAAATACACAAATGACAGTAGCCCATGTATGCGATTGTGGTTTGATGGAATTAGAGGAAACCCCAACGATCTGATTGCTAAACATTATGCCTTTAAAATTGCTGGAGCAGAATCTCTCTCAGGTAGTTTGCAATTCTTAATTGCTGTGGTAGTTTTAATGTGGACTGTTTACTAG